A portion of the Pedobacter cryoconitis genome contains these proteins:
- a CDS encoding metallophosphoesterase, with the protein MKNVTLLLFFLLSAAFVKAQDSLKYRVIFIGDAGEMNTAQRASLKNAAKHVIAGKTTVMYLGDNIYPAGMGLPGSKEEETTKQILQSQFQPMRQMGAAVYFIPGNHDWDKMGPDGLAKIIRQGEYLAEQNDSLLKMIPPSGCPDPTAIQLTDNLAIIAFDSEWWLYPYAKQNPESECSCKTKDDVIARMQELLEANRGKVILFADHHPLQSYGAHGGYFTLKNHIFPLTSLNKNLYIPLPIIGSLYPLLRSSFLSPEDLKHPFYKDMIKKINGVFGAYPNLTYFSGHDHGLQLIKSEQLNLQVVSGGGAKHSANKKGKNSIFQESEQGYVIADLLMNNDMRYDFYVYTADGVKKVYSYTKTFVPVARESANTVKVITKDSISIKIYPKYDSVSKVHRFFFGENYRKEYALETKVPVIRLSEIKGGLTPLQRGGGFQSHSLRMVDKQGKEWVLRSVEKYPESLLPENLRETFAKDILKDNMSAQHPFSALIVPDIAEAVGVAHANPIIGWISPDANLGKYGRVFENTLCLLEEREPTGKSDNTYKMYKKLARDNDYTYDGPQYLKAKALDILIGDWDRHFDQWRWTLDKSGEREVYQPVPRDRDQVFYLSQGLIPRYAQSSYLLPMIQGYERNVKDVNWFVWESRAMATRLLSQLSEKQWMDVIHTFCTDLTDEVLEKALRKLPEPGYSLRHDQLLAQLKERRAKLPEMMNEYYHFFNKIVDIQASDKGELIEISDAAGGGLTVDIHQLSKNKKVKTQMFIKTFDPKITKEIRLYTHNGNDSLVLNNKATDIKLRIIGGHGIKAYHIENSYHKVKLYDKIDSAVFTGDAGRFTKILSNDTGNVSYKQTDLYHRSMYLLNGGFNKDDGLSLGFSIKFMNPGFRKFPYGNTQQFSFIHSFSTKAFKFDYRGEWMHTFGKADLILQASAYAPHNTQNFFGAGNETSFDQSIDGISYYRARFSLYQFDPALRWKRPKSSFSIGPSFQYYSFNKDDNTGRFINNSTNLHSSDSLTISKDKLYTGVVVNFINNTRNNEILPSLGSYINLKLQGYTGLNKYANTFGQFLGSVALYKNLDSKSNFVIAERFGGAITVGKQPFYQSAFLGGEGTLLGFRQFRFAGDHSFYNNLEMRVKLADFVSYVLPGQLGLVGFHDIGRVWKKGEESTKWHNGVGGGLYFAPASMAVVRLVAGHSEEGWYPYISLNFRY; encoded by the coding sequence ATGAAAAATGTTACGCTCTTACTTTTCTTTTTACTTAGTGCTGCTTTTGTTAAAGCACAAGATTCTTTAAAATACAGGGTGATCTTTATTGGCGATGCTGGTGAAATGAATACAGCACAAAGAGCGTCTTTGAAGAATGCGGCGAAACATGTCATCGCTGGAAAAACAACAGTAATGTACCTGGGAGATAATATATATCCAGCAGGAATGGGCTTGCCTGGAAGTAAAGAAGAAGAAACAACCAAGCAGATTCTGCAATCCCAATTTCAGCCGATGCGTCAAATGGGAGCCGCGGTGTATTTTATTCCGGGAAACCACGATTGGGATAAAATGGGACCTGATGGTTTAGCTAAAATTATCCGTCAGGGAGAATACCTGGCTGAGCAAAATGACTCTTTATTAAAAATGATCCCGCCAAGCGGATGTCCTGATCCGACAGCGATCCAACTCACAGACAATTTAGCGATTATTGCATTTGACAGCGAATGGTGGTTATATCCTTACGCTAAACAAAACCCTGAATCTGAATGCAGCTGCAAGACTAAGGATGATGTGATTGCCCGTATGCAGGAATTGCTGGAAGCTAACCGCGGAAAAGTTATTTTATTTGCTGATCATCACCCATTGCAGAGTTATGGGGCCCACGGCGGATATTTCACCTTAAAAAATCATATATTCCCTTTAACCTCACTGAATAAAAATCTATATATTCCTTTACCTATTATCGGTTCTTTGTATCCTTTGCTGCGGTCTTCTTTTTTAAGCCCTGAAGATTTGAAGCATCCTTTTTATAAGGATATGATTAAAAAGATAAACGGTGTTTTCGGTGCTTATCCTAATCTTACTTATTTCTCTGGACATGACCATGGCTTACAACTGATCAAAAGTGAACAGTTGAATCTGCAGGTAGTTAGTGGTGGTGGTGCTAAACATTCTGCCAATAAGAAAGGTAAAAACTCTATTTTCCAGGAATCAGAACAAGGCTACGTAATTGCCGATTTGCTGATGAACAATGATATGCGTTATGATTTTTACGTATATACAGCGGATGGTGTCAAAAAGGTATATAGTTATACTAAAACCTTTGTACCTGTTGCCCGTGAATCTGCAAATACAGTGAAGGTGATCACAAAAGATAGTATTTCTATCAAAATATATCCGAAATATGATAGTGTAAGTAAAGTTCACCGTTTCTTTTTCGGAGAGAATTACCGGAAAGAATATGCATTGGAAACTAAAGTACCAGTAATCCGGCTTTCTGAAATTAAGGGTGGTCTGACACCGCTGCAACGCGGTGGTGGTTTCCAGTCACACTCCTTGCGTATGGTGGATAAGCAGGGAAAAGAATGGGTATTAAGAAGTGTAGAAAAATATCCGGAATCCCTGTTGCCGGAAAACCTGAGAGAGACTTTTGCGAAGGATATTTTAAAAGATAACATGTCTGCACAGCATCCGTTTTCGGCATTAATTGTACCGGATATTGCTGAAGCTGTAGGTGTGGCTCATGCTAATCCAATTATCGGGTGGATTTCTCCGGATGCTAACCTGGGTAAATATGGAAGGGTGTTTGAAAATACGCTTTGTCTTTTGGAAGAAAGGGAGCCAACTGGCAAGTCTGATAATACTTATAAAATGTATAAGAAACTGGCCAGGGACAATGACTATACTTATGATGGACCTCAATACCTGAAAGCGAAAGCACTGGATATTTTGATTGGAGATTGGGACAGACATTTTGATCAGTGGAGATGGACGCTGGATAAATCTGGAGAAAGAGAAGTTTATCAACCCGTTCCACGTGACCGTGACCAGGTGTTTTATTTGAGTCAGGGACTGATTCCAAGATATGCACAATCTTCTTACCTGTTGCCAATGATCCAGGGATATGAAAGAAATGTGAAGGATGTAAACTGGTTTGTTTGGGAAAGCAGAGCAATGGCCACCCGCTTATTAAGTCAGTTATCAGAAAAACAATGGATGGATGTTATTCATACTTTTTGTACTGATTTAACGGATGAAGTGCTGGAGAAAGCATTGAGGAAATTGCCGGAGCCAGGTTATTCTTTACGCCACGATCAGCTGCTGGCACAATTGAAAGAGAGAAGAGCGAAATTACCAGAAATGATGAATGAATATTATCATTTCTTTAATAAAATTGTAGACATACAAGCAAGTGATAAGGGTGAACTGATAGAAATTTCGGATGCTGCTGGTGGCGGATTAACGGTGGACATCCACCAGTTATCAAAAAATAAAAAGGTGAAAACGCAAATGTTCATCAAGACTTTTGATCCGAAAATTACAAAAGAAATCAGGTTATATACTCACAATGGAAATGATAGTCTTGTTTTAAACAACAAAGCAACTGATATTAAATTGCGTATTATCGGCGGGCATGGAATTAAAGCCTATCATATAGAGAACTCTTATCACAAAGTAAAACTTTATGATAAAATTGATAGTGCTGTTTTTACTGGTGATGCGGGCAGGTTTACTAAAATATTGTCAAATGATACGGGCAATGTTTCTTACAAGCAAACAGATTTATACCACAGAAGTATGTATTTGCTGAATGGTGGATTTAATAAGGATGATGGATTGTCATTAGGCTTCTCTATTAAATTTATGAACCCTGGATTCAGAAAATTCCCTTATGGAAATACACAGCAGTTCTCTTTTATCCACTCTTTTAGTACCAAGGCCTTTAAGTTTGATTATCGCGGAGAATGGATGCACACTTTCGGAAAAGCAGATCTGATTCTGCAGGCCAGTGCATATGCACCACACAACACACAGAATTTCTTTGGCGCAGGAAATGAAACTTCTTTTGATCAATCCATTGATGGGATCAGCTATTACCGGGCAAGATTTAGTTTATATCAGTTTGATCCGGCATTGCGCTGGAAACGGCCAAAATCTTCATTCAGTATTGGTCCGTCTTTTCAATATTATAGTTTCAACAAGGATGACAATACCGGAAGGTTTATTAATAACAGTACGAACCTGCACTCATCAGATAGCCTGACTATCTCAAAAGATAAATTATATACAGGTGTTGTAGTTAATTTTATCAACAATACCCGTAACAATGAAATCCTGCCTTCTTTAGGAAGTTATATCAACTTGAAGTTGCAGGGTTATACCGGTCTGAATAAATATGCGAACACCTTTGGTCAGTTCCTGGGAAGTGTCGCCTTATATAAAAACCTCGATAGTAAGTCTAATTTTGTAATCGCAGAGCGTTTTGGTGGTGCAATAACTGTCGGTAAACAACCCTTCTATCAATCTGCATTTTTAGGTGGAGAAGGTACTTTATTAGGCTTCCGTCAATTCAGATTTGCTGGTGATCATAGTTTTTATAATAACCTTGAAATGCGGGTTAAACTGGCAGATTTTGTGAGTTATGTATTACCGGGGCAATTAGGCTTGGTTGGTTTTCATGATATAGGCAGGGTCTGGAAAAAAGGGGAAGAATCAACTAAATGGCATAATGGCGTAGGTGGGGGATTGTATTTTGCCCCTGCTTCGATGGCAGTTGTGCGTCTTGTTGCCGGACATTCTGAAGAGGGCTGGTATCCTTATATCTCTTTAAATTTCCGTTATTAG
- a CDS encoding c-type cytochrome, giving the protein MSKFTYPVITIMMTLLILSACSKNQADEPKPVVPEKPGTKVSYAEVLQPLLQAKCAGCHAPGNRASTAWSFNGYTSVTGNADRIKQAVLVSKTMPIGGTLSATELQSIKDWFDQGMLQ; this is encoded by the coding sequence ATGTCAAAATTCACCTATCCTGTGATTACGATCATGATGACTTTACTTATTTTATCTGCCTGTTCAAAAAACCAGGCTGATGAACCTAAACCTGTGGTACCGGAAAAACCCGGTACCAAGGTTTCTTATGCCGAAGTATTGCAACCGCTGCTTCAGGCCAAATGTGCCGGATGCCATGCTCCGGGTAATAGAGCCTCTACTGCCTGGAGTTTTAACGGGTATACTTCCGTTACTGGTAATGCAGATAGAATTAAACAGGCTGTTTTAGTCAGCAAAACCATGCCAATCGGAGGAACACTCTCTGCCACAGAACTTCAGTCTATCAAAGACTGGTTTGACCAGGGTATGCTTCAATAA
- a CDS encoding RNA polymerase sigma factor, with protein MQSIIIGCIKKERSSQYLLYKEFYSYCMAICRRYALNDFDAAEVLNDGFLKVFTHIEKYDLEKPFKPWLARIITNTAIDRYRMNLKFSDHDDVNDHEEIGQAASIYEQLAYKDLLVLVQKLSPAYRTVFNLYAIDGYSHEEIASLLKISTGTSKSNLFKARQQLREKLAVLNVNKPAEGTADLQQIAERGIGYNGR; from the coding sequence GTGCAAAGTATCATTATTGGGTGCATCAAGAAGGAAAGGTCAAGTCAGTATTTACTCTATAAAGAATTTTATAGTTATTGCATGGCTATATGCCGTCGGTACGCTTTAAATGATTTTGACGCTGCCGAAGTATTAAATGATGGATTCCTGAAAGTTTTTACACATATAGAAAAATATGATCTTGAAAAACCCTTTAAGCCATGGCTTGCACGCATTATTACAAACACGGCGATTGATCGTTACCGGATGAATCTGAAGTTTTCGGATCATGATGACGTAAATGATCATGAGGAAATTGGCCAGGCTGCTTCGATTTATGAGCAACTGGCTTATAAAGATTTACTGGTTTTAGTCCAAAAACTTTCCCCGGCTTATCGTACCGTATTTAATTTGTATGCTATTGATGGTTATTCGCATGAAGAAATAGCCAGTCTCTTAAAAATATCAACAGGAACATCTAAATCTAATCTATTTAAAGCACGACAACAGTTAAGAGAAAAACTTGCGGTCTTGAATGTAAACAAGCCAGCAGAAGGAACTGCCGATTTACAACAGATTGCGGAAAGGGGCATTGGGTATAATGGAAGATAA
- a CDS encoding energy transducer TonB, whose protein sequence is MYRFNFLFFGLCCVFLTASAQRRNTYFIKNNGARVTERDSADFIRHVIEPDPGSEFYKVKEYYLDGTVKSTGFSSKIYPPLYEGLRTTFYPNGNLEETAHFIKGHEIDTATSYYPDGKLYSVRVYSITPEQAKQLLWVAPDEKILTVKDMTGKDLTVNGNGEYIAYDNDFKEILERGQLKEGLHEGVWTGKTKDSSANYTETYVHGKLISGESINAQHITYKYTEAYIQPVFKGGMKRFYSYLASHIKYPPSCYKAGIQGVAQMKFTIERDGTLTDIKVLNAIHPDIAAEATRVMRASPKWEPGKMRGEPVRVAYNIPLSFHL, encoded by the coding sequence ATGTATCGCTTCAATTTTCTTTTCTTTGGTTTGTGTTGCGTCTTTTTAACCGCATCCGCACAACGCAGGAACACTTATTTTATCAAAAACAATGGAGCCCGTGTTACCGAACGTGACAGTGCTGATTTTATTCGTCACGTCATAGAACCAGATCCGGGCAGTGAATTTTATAAGGTTAAGGAATACTATCTGGATGGTACTGTGAAGAGCACTGGATTTTCCAGCAAAATTTACCCTCCGCTTTATGAAGGGCTACGCACTACCTTTTATCCGAACGGTAATCTGGAGGAAACAGCTCATTTTATTAAAGGTCATGAAATAGATACGGCAACCAGTTATTATCCGGATGGCAAATTATATAGTGTGCGGGTCTACAGTATCACTCCCGAACAGGCTAAACAATTACTTTGGGTGGCACCTGATGAAAAGATACTAACCGTCAAAGATATGACCGGTAAAGATTTGACAGTCAACGGAAATGGTGAATACATCGCTTATGATAATGATTTTAAAGAAATTCTGGAAAGAGGCCAGCTTAAGGAGGGTCTGCACGAAGGAGTCTGGACAGGAAAAACAAAAGACTCTTCCGCGAATTATACAGAGACTTATGTTCATGGTAAACTAATTTCCGGAGAAAGTATAAATGCGCAGCATATCACCTATAAATACACTGAAGCCTATATTCAGCCCGTATTTAAAGGTGGAATGAAGAGATTCTATAGTTATCTGGCCAGCCATATTAAATATCCGCCAAGTTGTTATAAAGCAGGGATTCAAGGCGTGGCACAAATGAAATTTACCATAGAAAGAGATGGTACCCTGACTGATATCAAAGTGCTGAATGCCATACATCCCGATATCGCAGCAGAAGCAACCAGAGTGATGCGTGCATCTCCAAAATGGGAACCTGGAAAAATGAGAGGTGAACCCGTAAGAGTGGCTTACAATATCCCGTTATCTTTTCACCTTTAA
- a CDS encoding LytR/AlgR family response regulator transcription factor, whose translation MTVLIIEDEELAAVTLQNMLVHINPEIKVHAIVGTVEAAVNWLQNHQADLLFMDIHLGDGESFQIFQRVEVSSPVIFTTAYDQYTLKAFKNQGIDYLLKPFDEEDVRSALTKLSNIRQTNINTPQLVQKVEEVLGRTRNRFMVKVGKLIKTVAADQVAYFMADDKYLFLVTKDQQNYIIEETIGSLEPKLDQDSFFRINRKFIIHINAIKEMYKLSRNRVRIHLSPKPETAEVVVSEERAEAFKKWLDQ comes from the coding sequence ATGACTGTACTGATTATTGAGGACGAAGAACTAGCTGCAGTTACCCTGCAGAATATGCTCGTGCACATTAATCCAGAAATAAAAGTACATGCCATAGTCGGGACAGTTGAAGCTGCGGTAAACTGGCTGCAAAACCATCAGGCAGATCTTCTCTTTATGGATATTCATTTGGGTGACGGAGAGAGTTTCCAGATCTTCCAAAGGGTAGAAGTGAGCAGTCCGGTCATCTTTACTACAGCATACGATCAATATACTTTAAAAGCTTTTAAGAACCAGGGAATTGATTACCTGCTTAAACCATTTGATGAAGAAGATGTGCGCAGCGCATTAACTAAGCTGAGTAATATCCGCCAGACCAACATCAATACTCCCCAGCTGGTGCAAAAGGTAGAAGAAGTATTAGGGAGAACGCGTAACCGGTTTATGGTGAAAGTAGGCAAGCTGATTAAAACAGTAGCCGCCGATCAGGTGGCTTATTTTATGGCCGATGATAAGTATCTTTTCCTGGTTACTAAAGATCAGCAAAACTATATTATTGAAGAAACGATCGGCAGTCTGGAACCCAAACTGGATCAGGACAGTTTCTTCCGGATCAATCGCAAGTTTATCATTCATATCAATGCAATCAAGGAAATGTACAAACTTTCCCGCAACCGGGTCAGGATACATTTATCCCCAAAACCAGAAACTGCTGAGGTCGTTGTCAGTGAAGAAAGAGCCGAAGCTTTTAAGAAATGGCTTGACCAGTAA
- a CDS encoding YceI family protein produces MKLYYPMKTYYIMKRVSLFICICLFAIHARAQDILISKNASVSFFSSTVMEDIEGKSNTASSVINAKTKELVFKVSNTSFQFQKKLMQEHFNENYMESDKFPFSKFSGKITDNVDLSKDGNYTVSVAGNLDIHGVVKPYQGKVTLAIAQGVITAKTTFKVKIEDHNIKVPSLVFKHIAEFVEVRLSAVYQPKKSS; encoded by the coding sequence ATGAAATTATACTATCCAATGAAAACATACTATATAATGAAAAGGGTATCACTCTTTATCTGTATTTGCCTGTTCGCAATCCATGCCCGTGCCCAGGATATTTTAATTAGCAAAAACGCATCCGTTTCTTTCTTTTCCAGTACAGTCATGGAAGATATAGAAGGAAAAAGCAATACAGCAAGTTCTGTCATTAATGCTAAAACGAAAGAGCTTGTTTTTAAAGTGAGCAACACTTCTTTTCAGTTCCAAAAAAAACTGATGCAGGAGCACTTTAATGAGAACTATATGGAGAGCGACAAATTTCCATTTTCTAAGTTTAGCGGAAAAATTACTGATAATGTTGACCTGAGCAAAGACGGAAATTACACCGTTTCTGTAGCAGGAAATCTGGATATCCACGGGGTAGTGAAGCCTTATCAAGGCAAAGTAACCCTGGCTATCGCTCAGGGAGTTATTACTGCAAAAACAACCTTTAAAGTAAAAATCGAAGATCACAATATCAAAGTACCTTCTCTGGTTTTCAAGCATATTGCCGAATTCGTAGAAGTACGTTTATCCGCAGTTTACCAACCTAAAAAATCATCCTGA
- a CDS encoding GNAT family N-acetyltransferase produces MSELLKETTIILENERALIRPLSVADHEHLLPFSLNEPEIWHYSLTRPDSAENLTGYLQAAMEDKEKGNAYPFIIFDKLTNSYAGSTRYYDIQPTYKTLLFGYTWYGGDFQGTGLNKNCKYLLLKYAFEDLGMERVEFRADNSNHRSIAAMKSIGCKIEGVLRNHMPDGHGGRRDSAILSILRKEWFDFVKAKLEEKIAS; encoded by the coding sequence ATGAGCGAATTACTGAAAGAAACTACAATTATATTAGAGAATGAACGCGCTTTAATCCGCCCGCTTAGTGTAGCAGATCATGAACATTTATTGCCTTTTTCATTGAATGAACCTGAAATCTGGCACTATTCGTTAACGCGTCCGGATAGTGCTGAAAATCTGACTGGCTATCTCCAGGCGGCGATGGAGGATAAGGAAAAAGGAAACGCTTACCCATTTATTATTTTTGATAAGCTAACCAATAGTTATGCTGGTTCTACAAGATATTATGATATACAACCAACTTATAAAACCCTGCTTTTTGGCTACACCTGGTATGGTGGTGATTTCCAGGGAACCGGGCTTAATAAAAACTGTAAATATCTTTTATTAAAATATGCTTTCGAAGATTTGGGTATGGAAAGGGTTGAATTCAGAGCAGACAACAGCAACCACAGAAGTATAGCTGCGATGAAAAGTATAGGCTGCAAAATTGAAGGGGTGCTTCGGAATCACATGCCCGATGGACATGGTGGCAGAAGGGATAGTGCCATTCTCAGTATTTTGAGAAAAGAGTGGTTTGATTTTGTAAAAGCAAAACTGGAAGAAAAGATCGCAAGTTAA
- a CDS encoding DUF5777 family beta-barrel protein: MIQKRLTSFRKNLLLIGLVLSSFRGFGQQDLEKELTNTNPVHEKVFATFKDTKLINGHTNETIHKNELEFKVDHRFGDIAGSNGGLKQFFGLDNSTDVRIGFDYGLTDRLSIGLARAKGATNVQQLYEGSIKYRLLEQTTDDYIPFAVTLFGSNTIAAVKASDDPAAATAYRKFSDRMNFVSQVILARKFNSNFSFSLTPTYLHKNFTAFRDQNDLFAIGAGARAKISKRMAIVVDYFIPFRNKDDKAYLEQTSGVKFYNPLGVGLEIETGGHVFHLNFTNAAAIEEMQYISQTTSSWLKGQYRWGFSIARRFSFNKKKEKI, from the coding sequence ATGATACAAAAACGATTAACGTCATTCCGGAAAAACCTGCTGCTGATAGGACTTGTTCTCAGCAGCTTTCGTGGTTTTGGACAGCAGGACCTGGAGAAAGAACTGACCAATACGAATCCTGTTCATGAAAAGGTATTTGCCACCTTTAAAGACACCAAATTAATTAATGGGCATACCAACGAAACGATCCATAAAAATGAGCTGGAATTTAAAGTCGATCACCGCTTTGGAGATATCGCAGGCAGCAATGGTGGGTTAAAACAGTTTTTTGGACTGGACAATTCTACTGATGTACGGATTGGTTTTGATTATGGGCTGACCGACCGGTTGAGCATTGGTCTGGCCAGAGCAAAAGGTGCAACTAATGTACAACAGCTCTATGAAGGAAGCATAAAATACAGGCTACTGGAACAGACCACTGACGATTATATTCCTTTTGCGGTTACTTTATTTGGAAGTAATACAATTGCCGCTGTTAAAGCCAGTGATGATCCTGCCGCAGCTACCGCTTACCGCAAGTTCAGTGACCGGATGAATTTTGTCAGCCAGGTTATTCTGGCCAGGAAGTTTAATTCAAACTTCTCGTTTAGCCTGACGCCAACTTACCTGCATAAAAACTTTACCGCCTTCAGAGATCAGAATGATCTTTTTGCTATTGGTGCAGGAGCAAGAGCTAAAATCAGTAAGCGAATGGCTATTGTAGTTGATTATTTTATTCCGTTCCGGAACAAAGATGACAAGGCTTATCTGGAACAAACCAGTGGGGTGAAGTTTTATAATCCCTTAGGTGTAGGCTTGGAGATTGAAACAGGCGGACACGTTTTCCACCTGAACTTTACTAATGCTGCCGCCATAGAAGAGATGCAGTATATCTCTCAAACAACCAGTTCCTGGCTAAAAGGACAATACAGGTGGGGTTTCAGTATTGCCAGAAGATTTTCTTTTAATAAGAAAAAAGAGAAAATATAA
- a CDS encoding RagB/SusD family nutrient uptake outer membrane protein, protein MKKIIKLSAVLLVLLTLGSCKKYLDIEPIGKVVPKTAADFRDLLNTAYAGFSTNKSLLAIRTDELAIDESGVDIAFYRDIFKWNDASPDPVTTSFQYLEFYRTIFYANEVIAEVQDKAGKNAETDQLKGEAYLLRAYSHFELLNVYAKPYQAATAGTDRGVPLSIKMDLEQKYAPATVEAVYNQVIEDINEGQKLLNVATFEAGKNYRFTTRAALALKARVYEFKGDWNNSLAAAQQALALNNQLEDLNVTGSKLPNHFQAKENILSMEKTLVISVAQSFFISSHLLSIYNQANDLRFPMYFSKSSNGYVSQKTTGNESKISFRNGELYLIQAEAALQTGNTALATESLLALKAKRLKPAYFETEQTRIQALAKTDLLKEIYAERERELALEGHRWYDLRRYGQPALTHTIAGTTYTLQLNDPRYTLRFPKEAVVNNPNLL, encoded by the coding sequence ATGAAGAAAATTATAAAATTATCTGCTGTACTATTGGTGTTACTCACCCTGGGCAGTTGTAAAAAATATTTAGATATAGAACCCATAGGAAAAGTTGTCCCTAAAACTGCAGCCGATTTCAGGGATTTATTGAATACAGCTTATGCCGGTTTCTCCACAAATAAATCACTTTTGGCTATACGGACAGATGAATTGGCTATCGATGAATCTGGTGTTGATATTGCATTTTATCGTGATATTTTTAAATGGAACGATGCTTCTCCAGATCCGGTAACCACTTCTTTCCAATACCTGGAATTTTATAGAACTATATTTTATGCCAATGAGGTAATTGCAGAAGTACAGGATAAGGCAGGTAAAAATGCAGAAACAGATCAATTGAAAGGGGAGGCTTACTTGTTAAGAGCTTATAGCCACTTTGAATTATTGAATGTATATGCGAAACCATACCAGGCAGCTACTGCTGGAACTGACCGCGGAGTACCTTTATCAATCAAAATGGATTTGGAACAAAAATATGCTCCTGCCACCGTTGAGGCTGTCTATAATCAGGTAATTGAAGATATTAATGAAGGTCAGAAATTATTGAATGTGGCTACCTTCGAAGCTGGAAAAAACTATCGTTTTACCACACGTGCGGCATTGGCGCTGAAAGCCAGAGTCTATGAATTTAAAGGTGACTGGAACAATTCATTAGCAGCAGCGCAACAGGCTTTAGCACTAAACAATCAATTAGAAGATCTGAATGTTACAGGTAGTAAATTGCCAAATCATTTTCAGGCCAAAGAGAATATCCTGTCGATGGAGAAAACACTGGTAATTTCTGTAGCGCAGTCGTTCTTTATCTCATCGCATTTATTGAGTATTTACAATCAGGCGAATGATCTTCGTTTTCCAATGTATTTTAGTAAATCAAGCAATGGATATGTTTCTCAGAAAACGACAGGTAACGAATCTAAGATTTCCTTCCGCAACGGAGAATTATATCTGATCCAGGCTGAAGCAGCTTTGCAAACTGGCAATACAGCATTGGCAACAGAAAGTTTACTGGCACTAAAAGCGAAGCGTTTAAAACCAGCCTACTTCGAAACAGAGCAAACAAGAATTCAGGCCTTGGCGAAAACAGATCTTTTAAAAGAGATTTATGCAGAGCGTGAAAGAGAATTAGCTTTAGAAGGTCACCGTTGGTATGATTTAAGAAGATACGGACAACCTGCTTTAACGCATACTATAGCTGGAACAACTTACACTTTACAGCTAAATGATCCAAGATACACGCTGAGATTTCCTAAGGAAGCTGTCGTGAATAACCCAAATCTATTATAG